In Bacteroidetes bacterium GWF2_43_63, a single window of DNA contains:
- the gpmA gene encoding phosphoglyceromutase (2,3-bisphosphoglycerate-dependent; catalyzes the interconversion of 2-phosphoglycerate to 3-phosphoglycerate): MKTLVLLRHGESEYNSQNRFTGWTDVNLSEKGITEARTAGKALKENGFEFDIAYTSVLRRAIKTLWLALEEMDRMWLPVKNSWRLNEKHYGTLQGLNKSEMAAKYGEEQVLLWRRAYDVRPPLYDEADVKPLLNEARYKDVDNLIYMRGECLKDTVERVIPLWENEIAPAIKSGKRIIIAAHGNSLRAVVKYLEGMSDEAILKYNIPTGIPLVYTLDDDLKVISSKYLADEETLKAALDKVAGQGKAK, translated from the coding sequence ATGAAGACTTTAGTTTTATTACGTCACGGAGAAAGTGAATACAACAGTCAGAACCGTTTCACGGGCTGGACCGATGTGAATCTGAGCGAAAAAGGAATTACAGAAGCCCGCACCGCCGGAAAAGCGTTGAAAGAAAACGGATTTGAATTCGATATTGCATATACATCTGTGCTACGCCGCGCCATAAAAACACTGTGGCTGGCCCTCGAAGAAATGGATCGCATGTGGCTTCCAGTGAAGAACTCGTGGCGCCTGAACGAGAAACATTATGGCACATTGCAGGGGCTCAATAAATCGGAAATGGCTGCCAAATATGGCGAAGAACAAGTGCTGTTGTGGCGCCGAGCCTACGATGTGCGTCCGCCGCTGTACGATGAAGCCGATGTAAAACCATTGCTGAACGAAGCCCGATACAAAGATGTTGACAATCTGATTTACATGCGTGGCGAATGTCTGAAAGATACGGTTGAACGCGTGATTCCGCTTTGGGAAAATGAAATTGCACCCGCTATTAAAAGTGGCAAACGCATCATCATTGCTGCGCATGGCAACAGTTTGCGCGCGGTTGTGAAATATCTCGAAGGCATGAGCGACGAAGCCATTCTGAAATACAACATTCCAACAGGAATCCCGCTTGTGTACACACTCGACGATGATCTGAAAGTGATTTCTTCGAAATATCTGGCCGATGAGGAAACGCTGAAAGCCGCATTGGATAAGGTTGCGGGGCAGGGGAAAGCGAAATAA
- a CDS encoding RNA-binding protein: MNIYISNLSYRLKDEDLKAVFEEYGEVSSAKIIMDHLTGRSKGFGFVEMPDNDAAAKAIKELHEATYDGKVISVNEARPREDRPKGSFGGGGNRGGGYSGGGNSGGGGNRGGSGGGRGGYNSDSKPKRW; this comes from the coding sequence ATGAACATTTACATTTCAAACCTGAGTTATCGTCTGAAAGACGAAGACTTAAAAGCAGTTTTCGAAGAGTATGGCGAAGTTTCTTCTGCCAAAATCATCATGGATCATTTAACCGGTCGTTCAAAAGGATTCGGTTTTGTGGAAATGCCTGACAATGATGCAGCAGCCAAAGCCATTAAAGAACTTCACGAAGCCACTTATGACGGCAAAGTGATCTCTGTTAACGAAGCTCGCCCACGCGAAGATCGTCCAAAAGGTAGTTTCGGTGGCGGTGGAAACCGTGGCGGTGGCTACAGTGGTGGTGGCAACAGTGGTGGTGGTGGAAACCGTGGCGGTAGCGGCGGTGGCCGCGGTGGATACAACTCCGACAGCAAACCAAAGCGCTGGTAA